One window of Mesorhizobium sp. WSM4904 genomic DNA carries:
- a CDS encoding cbb3-type cytochrome c oxidase subunit 3: MTYNLMRAFADSWGLVAMALFFVGCIAFALRPGSRRLADEAARIPLEDE; encoded by the coding sequence ATGACCTACAATTTGATGCGGGCGTTTGCCGACAGCTGGGGCCTGGTTGCGATGGCGCTGTTCTTCGTGGGGTGCATCGCCTTTGCCCTACGCCCCGGCAGCCGAAGGCTGGCCGACGAAGCGGCCCGCATTCCGCTCGAGGACGAGTGA
- a CDS encoding TrbI/VirB10 family protein — translation MIENSRSGIPPKLDPEELQLRASPRRVVRFRRGVIIAIAALGSGAVFGVTMIALQGPALRIRDQAEDLYNTERKPTAEGLDTLPHDYSGMKPKPPVLGLPLPGDLGRPILERQRQLGIVPGQDISAEEQRLAQQAIEARESRVLFRVENRAQKTDVGESVQTAQHPFEALPQSEAGRASASVAAAEGDQNNQQRKLDFLSQRSTGGIYNPHALQTPISPYQLMAGSVIAASLITGINSDLPGLVVAQVTENVHDTVTGNILLIPQGSRLIGVYDSVVAFGQKRALLVWQRILLPDGSSAEIDNLPASDTAGYAGLEDEVDFHTWQMIKGVALATLLGVGTEFSLGENESDLVKAIRESAQQNASRAGQRITEKNLNIQPTIVVRPGWPLRVIVHKDIVLRPYAS, via the coding sequence ATGATCGAAAATTCCCGCTCTGGCATCCCGCCGAAACTGGATCCCGAGGAACTGCAGCTTCGGGCCTCTCCCCGCCGCGTGGTGCGGTTCAGGCGCGGTGTGATCATCGCGATCGCAGCGCTCGGATCCGGCGCTGTCTTCGGCGTTACCATGATCGCCCTCCAGGGGCCGGCCCTTCGCATCAGGGATCAGGCGGAAGATCTCTACAACACTGAGCGCAAACCAACCGCCGAGGGGCTCGATACGCTTCCCCATGACTATTCCGGCATGAAGCCGAAGCCTCCCGTCCTTGGGCTACCTTTGCCGGGCGACCTCGGCCGCCCCATCCTCGAGCGGCAGCGCCAGCTCGGCATCGTGCCGGGCCAAGACATCTCGGCCGAGGAGCAGCGTCTAGCGCAGCAGGCGATCGAAGCGCGTGAATCGCGGGTGCTTTTCCGCGTCGAAAATCGAGCTCAAAAGACAGATGTCGGAGAGAGCGTGCAAACTGCTCAGCATCCATTTGAGGCGCTTCCCCAATCCGAAGCAGGACGCGCGTCAGCCTCGGTGGCGGCGGCGGAAGGCGACCAGAACAATCAGCAGCGAAAGCTTGATTTTCTCAGCCAGCGGAGCACTGGCGGGATCTACAATCCGCATGCGCTGCAGACGCCGATCTCGCCATATCAACTGATGGCTGGCAGCGTGATTGCCGCCAGCCTGATCACCGGCATCAATTCCGATTTGCCGGGCCTTGTCGTCGCGCAAGTCACCGAAAATGTGCACGACACGGTCACGGGCAACATATTGCTGATTCCGCAGGGCTCACGTCTTATCGGCGTCTACGACAGCGTCGTCGCGTTCGGGCAAAAGCGAGCGCTGCTGGTCTGGCAGCGCATTCTGCTGCCCGACGGCTCGTCGGCCGAAATCGACAATCTGCCCGCGAGCGACACCGCCGGCTACGCAGGGCTGGAAGACGAAGTCGATTTCCACACTTGGCAGATGATCAAGGGAGTGGCGCTTGCCACATTGCTCGGTGTCGGCACAGAATTCAGCCTCGGCGAAAACGAGAGCGATCTGGTCAAGGCGATCCGGGAATCAGCCCAGCAGAACGCCAGTCGAGCCGGCCAGCGCATCACCGAAAAAAACCTCAATATCCAGCCCACCATCGTCGTCCGCCCAGGTTGGCCACTGCGCGTCATCGTGCACAAGGACATCGTGCTGCGGCCATACGCCAGTTGA
- a CDS encoding DUF2274 domain-containing protein translates to MADLKLGKLPDRTASKITITVSAELSQTLKEYAALYRQTYGQSETVAELIPFMLAAFLEGDRAFAKARKERLPTELAGKS, encoded by the coding sequence ATGGCTGACCTGAAACTTGGAAAACTTCCGGACCGAACAGCTTCGAAGATCACCATTACCGTCAGCGCGGAGCTGAGCCAAACACTCAAGGAGTATGCTGCACTTTACCGTCAGACCTATGGTCAGTCTGAAACCGTGGCAGAACTCATCCCTTTCATGCTGGCGGCGTTTCTGGAAGGCGACCGAGCCTTTGCCAAGGCCAGAAAGGAACGTCTGCCGACGGAGCTTGCCGGAAAATCGTGA
- the hemN gene encoding oxygen-independent coproporphyrinogen III oxidase has product MQSEIAVKLSENVPRYTSYPTAPHFHSGIDAAIYRGWLETLESGDEISLYLHIPYCDKLCWFCACHTKQTHQYEPVAAYLRSLNAEIVTIAGLVSGKAHVRAIHFGGGSPTILRPDDMVALGAALRDSFDLLPDATVSIEIETNDMDKARLDALAQIGVTRASLGVQDFDPQVQKAINREQSFLQTKAVVDGVRSRGVESVNLDLLYGLPNQTRETICSTVAQALTLEPDRMALFGYAHVPWFKKHQTMIDEAWLPSPTERFAQSQLAARAIVAKGYEAIGLDHFAKPDDALAIAARAGVLHRNFQGYTEDRCPTLIGLGPSSIGRFRQGYVQNMASTAGYGRMVADGGLAAVRGVALSDDDRVRGWIIERLMCDFAFSAVDLVERFGKAGEQLLHRSRSIALHDPARALEFDGDSFLVRTESRPFIRTIAAKFDTYFKGGTARHSVAV; this is encoded by the coding sequence ATGCAATCGGAAATAGCTGTCAAACTCAGCGAGAACGTCCCACGCTACACCAGCTATCCGACGGCGCCGCATTTCCATTCGGGGATCGATGCTGCCATTTACCGTGGCTGGTTGGAGACGCTGGAAAGCGGCGACGAAATCTCGCTGTACCTGCACATTCCTTACTGCGACAAGCTCTGCTGGTTCTGCGCCTGCCACACCAAGCAGACGCACCAATATGAGCCGGTGGCCGCTTATCTGCGCTCGCTGAATGCCGAAATCGTCACGATTGCCGGTCTGGTGAGCGGCAAGGCACATGTCCGTGCAATCCACTTCGGTGGCGGTTCGCCAACTATTCTGAGGCCCGATGATATGGTTGCTCTTGGAGCGGCCTTGCGGGACAGCTTCGACCTTCTCCCGGATGCTACGGTCAGCATCGAAATCGAAACCAACGACATGGACAAGGCGCGCCTTGATGCACTTGCTCAAATCGGCGTAACGCGGGCGAGCCTCGGCGTGCAGGATTTCGATCCGCAAGTGCAAAAAGCAATTAATCGTGAGCAGAGTTTTTTGCAGACCAAGGCAGTCGTCGACGGGGTTCGTTCGCGGGGCGTCGAATCGGTCAATCTGGACCTGCTCTACGGGCTCCCGAATCAGACACGCGAGACGATCTGTTCCACGGTGGCGCAGGCACTGACCTTGGAGCCAGACCGGATGGCCCTGTTCGGCTACGCACATGTGCCCTGGTTCAAGAAGCATCAGACGATGATCGACGAGGCATGGCTGCCGAGTCCCACTGAGCGTTTCGCCCAATCTCAACTCGCGGCGCGGGCAATTGTCGCCAAGGGATATGAGGCAATAGGACTCGATCATTTCGCGAAGCCCGACGATGCGCTGGCCATAGCGGCCCGCGCAGGGGTTTTGCATCGCAATTTTCAGGGCTACACTGAGGATCGCTGCCCGACACTGATCGGACTTGGCCCTTCGTCCATCGGTCGTTTTCGCCAAGGCTACGTGCAGAACATGGCTTCGACTGCCGGGTACGGGCGCATGGTTGCGGATGGCGGGTTGGCTGCCGTCCGCGGCGTTGCCCTTTCCGACGACGATCGCGTCCGTGGCTGGATCATCGAGCGGCTGATGTGTGATTTTGCCTTCTCGGCAGTCGACCTGGTGGAGCGGTTCGGCAAAGCCGGCGAGCAGCTCCTTCATCGCTCGAGGTCCATCGCACTCCACGATCCTGCCCGAGCGCTTGAATTCGATGGTGACAGTTTCCTCGTACGGACTGAAAGTCGCCCCTTCATTCGAACCATCGCGGCCAAGTTCGATACATATTTCAAAGGGGGAACGGCGAGGCACTCGGTGGCGGTCTGA
- the ccoO gene encoding cytochrome-c oxidase, cbb3-type subunit II, which translates to MGLMDKHAIIEKNATLLLVGSLLVVTVGGIVEIAPLFYLDNTIEKVEGMRPYSPLELVGRNIYMREGCYLCHSQMIRPFRDEVERYGHYSLAAESMYDHPFQWGSKRTGPDLARVGDRYSNAWHVAHLTDPRSVVPESIMPSYGFLKDTPIDVKDFSTHLVANRLVAVPYTDDMIAHANADLAAQADPNADTSGLEARYPKAKIGDFDGNPQQVTEMDALLAYLQMLGTLVDFKNYDEAAGYR; encoded by the coding sequence ATGGGCTTGATGGACAAACACGCAATCATCGAGAAGAACGCCACGCTTCTTCTCGTTGGCTCGCTGCTCGTGGTGACGGTCGGCGGCATCGTCGAGATCGCGCCTCTCTTCTATCTCGACAACACGATCGAGAAGGTGGAAGGCATGCGCCCCTATTCGCCGCTCGAACTTGTCGGGCGCAACATCTATATGCGCGAGGGCTGCTACCTCTGTCATAGCCAGATGATCAGGCCGTTCCGCGACGAAGTTGAGCGCTATGGCCACTACAGCCTGGCTGCCGAGTCCATGTACGATCACCCCTTCCAGTGGGGATCGAAGCGCACCGGGCCGGATCTCGCCAGAGTTGGCGACCGCTACTCGAATGCATGGCATGTCGCGCATCTTACCGACCCGCGCTCGGTGGTGCCGGAATCGATCATGCCGAGCTATGGGTTCCTGAAAGACACGCCGATCGACGTGAAGGATTTCTCGACGCATCTGGTCGCCAACAGGCTTGTAGCCGTCCCTTACACCGATGACATGATCGCCCACGCCAATGCGGATCTGGCGGCGCAGGCCGATCCCAATGCCGACACATCAGGCCTTGAGGCGCGTTACCCAAAAGCCAAGATCGGCGACTTCGACGGCAACCCGCAACAGGTCACCGAAATGGATGCCCTGCTCGCCTACCTGCAGATGCTTGGCACACTGGTCGACTTCAAAAATTACGACGAAGCCGCCGGCTACCGCTGA
- the ccoP gene encoding cytochrome-c oxidase, cbb3-type subunit III, translating to MSDEHIDEISGVSTTGHEWDGIRELNNPLPRWWVITFYVTIVWAIGYTIAYPAWPLLHSATTGVLGYSSRNEVRNELTAAEAAKGKYISAVESKSVSEIAADDGLREFAIAAGGAAFKVNCVQCHGSGAQGSKGFPNLNDDDWLWGGKAEQIQQTITHGIRFASDPDTRLSEMPAFGDIITADQIAQVSAYVASLSGKVRDASLIQPGAKVFAENCVACHGDNAKGNREFGAPDLTDAIWLYGSGETAIAAQVRAPKQGVMPAWVGRLGEIKVKELAVYVHSLGGGE from the coding sequence ATGAGCGACGAGCATATCGATGAAATCTCTGGCGTCTCGACCACCGGCCACGAATGGGATGGTATCCGGGAGCTGAACAACCCGCTTCCCAGATGGTGGGTTATCACTTTTTACGTCACCATTGTCTGGGCGATAGGCTACACCATTGCCTATCCAGCATGGCCTCTGTTGCACTCGGCGACAACGGGTGTGCTCGGCTATTCCAGCCGCAACGAGGTCAGGAACGAGCTGACCGCGGCTGAGGCCGCCAAGGGCAAATATATCTCGGCGGTGGAGTCCAAGAGCGTCTCGGAAATCGCCGCGGACGACGGCCTGCGCGAATTCGCAATCGCCGCCGGTGGCGCCGCTTTCAAGGTCAATTGCGTACAATGTCATGGCTCCGGCGCCCAGGGTTCCAAGGGCTTTCCCAATCTCAACGACGACGACTGGCTGTGGGGCGGCAAGGCCGAGCAGATCCAGCAGACGATTACGCACGGCATCCGCTTCGCATCCGATCCGGACACGCGCCTGTCGGAAATGCCGGCCTTCGGCGACATCATTACCGCCGACCAGATCGCACAAGTCAGCGCCTACGTGGCCAGCCTTTCCGGCAAGGTCCGCGATGCAAGTCTGATCCAACCCGGCGCCAAGGTCTTTGCCGAGAATTGCGTGGCCTGTCACGGCGACAATGCAAAAGGCAACAGGGAATTCGGCGCCCCCGACCTGACCGATGCGATCTGGCTCTATGGATCCGGTGAGACAGCCATCGCCGCACAGGTCCGTGCGCCAAAACAGGGCGTCATGCCGGCCTGGGTTGGCCGTCTCGGCGAGATCAAGGTCAAGGAACTTGCAGTTTATGTCCATTCGCTTGGCGGCGGAGAATAG
- the ccoN gene encoding cytochrome-c oxidase, cbb3-type subunit I, which yields MKFGTEIVLLSVFAFAALVAAGFGVDEPFRRHMWVLFFAVAGFTAILLRNTEFRPAAPIDPSAYMDGPIRYGAIATVFWGVVGMLVGVVIALQLAYPDLNIQPWFNFGRLRPLHTSGVVFAFGGNALLCTSLYVVQRTCRARLFGRDLAWFVFWGYQLFIVMAATGYLLGITEGREYAEPEWYVDVWLTIVWVAYLILFLGTILKRKEPHIYVANWFYLSFIVTIAMLHVVNNLSIPVSFPGSKSYSAFSGVQDALTQWWYGHNAVGFFLTAGFLGMMYYFVPKQANRPVYSYRLSIVHFWAIIFLYIWAGPHHLHYTALPDWAQTLGMVFSIMLWMPSWGGMINGLMTLSGAWDKLRTDPIIRMMVMAVAFYGMSTFEGPIMAIRAVNSLSHYTDWTIGHVHSGALGWVGMISFGAIYYMVPKLWNRQRLYSLRLVTWHFWLATLGIVVYAAVMWVSGIMQGLMWREYGEQGFLVYSFAETVAAMHPYYVLRAIGGAMYLSGALIMAWNITRTILGHQREEEPMPSPVAIRPARSGAR from the coding sequence ATGAAATTCGGCACAGAGATCGTCCTTCTAAGCGTGTTCGCTTTTGCGGCCCTGGTGGCCGCCGGCTTCGGCGTGGATGAACCTTTCCGCCGACACATGTGGGTGTTGTTCTTCGCAGTGGCTGGTTTCACTGCGATCCTGTTGCGCAACACGGAGTTCAGGCCAGCAGCTCCGATTGACCCATCCGCTTACATGGATGGTCCGATCCGCTACGGCGCGATCGCCACCGTGTTCTGGGGTGTCGTCGGCATGCTGGTCGGCGTGGTGATCGCGCTGCAGCTCGCCTACCCCGATCTCAACATCCAGCCCTGGTTCAATTTCGGTCGTTTGCGGCCGTTGCACACATCCGGTGTCGTTTTCGCCTTCGGCGGCAACGCGCTGCTTTGCACGTCTCTGTATGTCGTGCAGCGCACCTGCCGCGCGCGCCTCTTCGGCCGTGATCTCGCCTGGTTCGTCTTCTGGGGCTACCAGCTGTTCATCGTCATGGCCGCGACCGGCTACCTGCTCGGCATCACCGAGGGCCGCGAGTACGCCGAACCCGAATGGTATGTGGATGTCTGGCTGACCATCGTCTGGGTCGCCTACCTCATTCTGTTCCTTGGCACGATCCTGAAGCGCAAGGAACCGCATATCTACGTGGCCAACTGGTTCTACCTGTCGTTCATCGTGACCATCGCGATGCTGCATGTGGTCAACAACCTGTCCATACCAGTCTCGTTCCCGGGCTCCAAGAGCTACTCCGCCTTTTCAGGGGTCCAGGACGCCTTGACGCAATGGTGGTACGGCCACAACGCGGTCGGCTTCTTTCTCACCGCCGGCTTCCTCGGCATGATGTATTATTTCGTGCCCAAGCAGGCGAACCGGCCAGTCTATTCGTACCGGCTGTCGATCGTCCATTTCTGGGCTATCATCTTTCTCTACATCTGGGCCGGGCCGCATCACCTGCACTACACCGCCTTGCCCGATTGGGCGCAGACGCTCGGCATGGTGTTCTCGATCATGCTGTGGATGCCGTCCTGGGGCGGCATGATCAACGGCCTGATGACGCTGTCCGGCGCCTGGGACAAGCTGCGCACCGATCCGATCATCCGCATGATGGTGATGGCCGTCGCCTTCTATGGCATGTCGACCTTCGAAGGCCCCATCATGGCGATCCGGGCGGTCAATTCGCTGTCGCATTATACCGACTGGACCATCGGGCACGTCCATTCGGGTGCGCTCGGCTGGGTCGGCATGATCTCGTTCGGCGCGATCTACTACATGGTCCCGAAGCTCTGGAACCGTCAACGGCTCTACTCGCTGAGGCTCGTCACCTGGCACTTCTGGCTGGCGACACTCGGGATCGTCGTCTACGCCGCGGTGATGTGGGTGTCCGGCATCATGCAGGGCCTGATGTGGCGCGAATATGGCGAGCAGGGCTTCCTGGTCTACTCCTTCGCCGAAACCGTCGCCGCCATGCACCCCTACTATGTCCTGCGCGCCATCGGCGGCGCCATGTACCTCTCCGGCGCCCTGATCATGGCCTGGAACATCACCAGGACCATCCTCGGCCACCAGCGCGAGGAGGAGCCGATGCCGAGCCCCGTCGCCATCCGACCTGCGCGATCAGGAGCCAGGTAA
- the trbF gene encoding conjugal transfer protein TrbF produces MLFKRPVHRYGKTPEPVTPYQKAAQLWDERIGSSRLQARNWRIMALGCLALATGLSGGLVWQSMQSRVVPYVVEVDGFGETRAVAPAIRNYEPSDAQIAWHLGRFIQNVRSVSTDPVLVRQNWLAAYDFASDRAALFLNEYAKANDPFGQIGTRSVSVQVTSVVRASESSFQVKWTEQVFERGSLASTMRWTAILTIVIRSPSNTDQLRKNPLGVFINAIDWSRELDSAVPTPLSPTESTNER; encoded by the coding sequence ATGCTCTTCAAGCGACCCGTGCACCGTTACGGCAAAACACCCGAACCGGTCACGCCGTATCAAAAAGCCGCCCAGCTGTGGGACGAGCGCATCGGCTCATCTCGACTGCAGGCCAGGAACTGGCGGATCATGGCCCTTGGCTGCCTGGCCTTGGCGACCGGGCTTTCCGGCGGACTCGTATGGCAGTCGATGCAAAGCCGTGTCGTGCCTTATGTCGTCGAGGTCGATGGCTTCGGCGAGACGCGCGCCGTCGCGCCGGCGATCCGGAATTATGAGCCCTCGGATGCTCAGATCGCCTGGCATCTCGGCCGCTTCATCCAGAATGTCCGTTCCGTTTCCACCGATCCGGTTTTGGTACGGCAGAACTGGTTGGCAGCGTACGACTTTGCTAGCGATCGCGCAGCGCTCTTCCTCAACGAATACGCCAAGGCGAACGACCCCTTCGGTCAGATCGGAACGCGCAGTGTTTCGGTACAGGTCACCAGCGTGGTCAGAGCCTCCGAAAGTTCATTCCAGGTCAAATGGACCGAGCAGGTGTTTGAGCGCGGAAGCCTTGCCAGCACGATGCGCTGGACTGCGATCCTCACGATCGTGATTCGCTCGCCAAGCAATACGGATCAGCTGCGCAAGAATCCGCTCGGCGTCTTCATCAATGCCATTGACTGGTCACGCGAGCTCGACAGCGCCGTCCCAACCCCCCTTTCTCCGACGGAGTCCACCAATGAAAGGTAA
- a CDS encoding Crp/Fnr family transcriptional regulator — MTFRQDIHSSGIPVLCFPCEARRRGVCGALDPDNLVGLAKTCSRRRIESGMELTGEAQNVDSYSNVLSGVVKLSKSLSDGRQQIVGLQFAPDFLGRPFKEESSINAEAATAVTLCSFPRAAVERMMKASREFEHRLLKQTLNELDEAREWMVTLGRKTAPEKVATFLLMMARNIDSSLDAASGSASFDLPLTRAEMSDFLGITSETVSRQLTRLRADGVIRIENARHVTVDSISRLEKRCGGGRERP, encoded by the coding sequence ATGACCTTTCGGCAAGACATTCATAGTTCCGGCATTCCTGTTCTTTGCTTCCCTTGCGAGGCACGGCGTCGCGGTGTCTGCGGTGCGCTCGATCCAGACAATTTGGTTGGGCTCGCCAAGACTTGCTCGCGTCGCCGGATCGAGTCAGGAATGGAGTTGACCGGCGAGGCACAGAACGTCGACAGCTACTCCAACGTGCTTTCAGGCGTGGTAAAGCTATCAAAGAGCCTGTCGGATGGGCGCCAGCAGATCGTCGGTCTCCAGTTTGCACCGGATTTTCTGGGACGTCCTTTCAAGGAGGAAAGCTCGATCAATGCGGAAGCGGCAACAGCAGTCACGCTGTGTTCGTTTCCGCGAGCGGCCGTCGAACGGATGATGAAGGCGTCACGGGAATTCGAGCATCGCCTGCTCAAACAGACGCTGAATGAACTCGATGAGGCGCGCGAGTGGATGGTGACGCTGGGGCGCAAGACAGCTCCGGAAAAGGTGGCGACTTTTCTCCTCATGATGGCCCGGAATATCGATTCCAGTCTCGATGCGGCTTCCGGGTCGGCCTCCTTCGATCTGCCGCTGACGCGTGCCGAAATGTCTGATTTCCTTGGAATCACCAGCGAGACCGTGAGCCGCCAACTGACGCGATTGCGGGCTGACGGGGTGATTCGGATTGAGAACGCACGCCATGTGACGGTGGACAGCATAAGCCGTCTGGAGAAGCGCTGTGGCGGCGGACGCGAGCGGCCCTAA
- a CDS encoding IS5 family transposase has translation MSRPREKRETGEQDLFRSRLDQIINMKHELVRLAQAIDWPVLEERFGAVYSDGPGMPPLPTRLMAGLAILKHTFNLSDEVLCERWVENPYFQYLTGETFFCHTLPFDRSSMTRWRSRMGEERIMVLLQESLSLAVKTGAMKPADTRQVIVDTTVQPKNVMFPTDAKLIHRARERLVRLAKRTGLHLRQSYVRVGKLALISHQRYAHAKQFKRANKALRKLKTYLGRTIRDIGRQIAGDQGLDALFKWPLYQAATVLEQRQRQRGRKIYSLHAHEVECIGKGKAHAPYEFGVKVSVATTLKRSRGGQFALHAKALPGNPYDGHTLASVIPDMEKTIGNEIGRILADAGYRGHNAPQSHKLRVFTAGQKRRVTPAIKRQMRRRSAVEPVIGHIKSEHRMGRNYLAGQQGDTLNAILAAAGYNFSLLLRWLKGFLSLLIALLQIRPKPVAA, from the coding sequence ATGTCCAGGCCACGCGAGAAGCGCGAGACGGGAGAGCAGGACCTGTTCCGCTCCCGGCTCGACCAAATCATCAACATGAAGCACGAGCTGGTGCGGCTGGCGCAGGCGATCGACTGGCCGGTGCTGGAGGAGCGTTTCGGCGCCGTCTATTCGGACGGCCCCGGCATGCCGCCGCTGCCGACCCGGCTGATGGCGGGGCTGGCGATCCTCAAGCACACCTTCAACCTGTCGGATGAGGTGCTGTGCGAGCGCTGGGTGGAGAACCCTTATTTCCAGTATCTCACCGGCGAGACGTTCTTTTGCCATACGCTGCCGTTCGACCGCTCCTCGATGACGCGTTGGCGCAGCCGTATGGGCGAGGAGCGGATTATGGTGCTGTTGCAGGAGAGCCTCAGCCTCGCGGTCAAGACCGGGGCGATGAAACCGGCCGACACGCGCCAGGTGATCGTCGACACCACCGTGCAGCCGAAGAACGTCATGTTCCCGACCGACGCCAAGCTCATCCATCGGGCACGCGAACGGCTGGTGCGGCTGGCCAAGAGGACGGGTCTCCATTTGCGCCAGAGTTATGTGCGGGTCGGCAAGCTGGCGCTGATCAGCCACCAGCGCTATGCCCACGCCAAGCAGTTCAAGCGGGCCAACAAGGCGCTACGCAAGCTCAAGACCTATCTCGGCCGGACCATTCGCGACATTGGTCGCCAGATCGCCGGCGATCAGGGGCTGGACGCGCTGTTCAAATGGCCGCTCTACCAGGCCGCCACCGTTCTCGAGCAACGCCAGCGCCAGCGCGGCCGCAAGATCTACAGCCTGCACGCACACGAGGTGGAATGCATCGGCAAGGGCAAGGCGCATGCGCCCTACGAGTTCGGGGTGAAGGTGTCGGTGGCCACCACGCTGAAGCGCTCCAGGGGCGGCCAGTTCGCCCTGCATGCAAAAGCACTGCCCGGCAATCCCTATGACGGCCACACGCTGGCAAGCGTCATCCCCGACATGGAAAAGACCATCGGCAACGAGATCGGCCGCATCCTCGCCGACGCCGGCTATCGCGGCCACAACGCACCGCAGAGCCACAAGCTCAGGGTCTTCACCGCGGGCCAGAAACGCCGCGTCACCCCAGCCATCAAGCGCCAGATGCGACGGCGGTCGGCGGTCGAGCCCGTCATCGGCCACATCAAGAGCGAACACAGAATGGGCCGCAACTACCTCGCCGGCCAGCAGGGCGACACCCTCAACGCCATCCTGGCCGCCGCCGGCTACAACTTCTCCCTCCTGCTCAGGTGGCTGAAGGGGTTTTTGTCGCTCTTGATTGCCCTGCTTCAAATCCGGCCGAAGCCGGTCGCCGCTTAG
- the trbG gene encoding P-type conjugative transfer protein TrbG, translating to MSPIRAVLILSVSAAVVSACASKKVPPPEISYDAADFKPAAIEKAPERPIRIVEVPKPLPLPGQMQPEPGKAEDKRPPEERVADANKAATQQPTKYGYVNAVQVYPFTDGALYQLYAAPERVTDIALQPGEKLTAVSAGDTVRWVIGDTASGTGDNQRTHVLVKPFAPGLATNVVITTDRRTYHLQLQSTEKTAMAAISWTYSQDQIIALRQRNAQAEAVTPVASNIALENLRFRYSISGDTPPWRPTRAFDDGSKVYIEFPRRIDQGEAPPLFIVGADGSSELVNYRVRGNYYIVDRLFAAAELRLGTKRQQVIRISRIDGRQPQRRISLFRGSRRGEDS from the coding sequence ATGTCACCGATTCGTGCCGTGCTGATCCTATCGGTGTCGGCAGCGGTCGTTTCCGCTTGTGCATCGAAGAAGGTGCCGCCGCCTGAGATTTCCTATGACGCTGCCGACTTCAAACCGGCCGCGATCGAAAAGGCGCCGGAGAGGCCGATTAGAATTGTCGAGGTGCCAAAACCACTGCCGCTGCCTGGCCAAATGCAGCCCGAGCCCGGCAAGGCCGAGGACAAGCGCCCCCCTGAAGAACGCGTCGCTGATGCCAACAAAGCCGCGACCCAGCAACCCACCAAGTACGGGTATGTTAATGCCGTGCAAGTCTACCCCTTCACCGATGGCGCGCTTTATCAACTCTATGCCGCGCCGGAGCGCGTGACCGACATCGCTCTGCAGCCGGGCGAGAAACTAACCGCCGTGTCGGCTGGCGACACCGTGCGCTGGGTCATTGGCGATACCGCAAGCGGCACCGGTGACAATCAGCGCACCCATGTTCTGGTAAAACCCTTCGCGCCGGGTCTTGCCACCAATGTCGTCATTACGACGGACCGGCGGACCTATCATTTGCAGCTTCAAAGCACCGAGAAGACCGCAATGGCGGCAATCTCCTGGACCTACAGCCAAGACCAGATCATCGCGCTTCGCCAGCGCAATGCTCAAGCCGAGGCAGTTACACCGGTCGCGTCGAATATCGCGCTCGAAAACCTTCGCTTTCGCTACTCAATCAGTGGCGACACACCGCCCTGGAGACCGACGCGAGCCTTCGACGACGGCAGCAAGGTCTATATTGAGTTCCCTCGTCGCATAGATCAGGGCGAGGCGCCACCACTCTTCATCGTCGGCGCAGATGGGAGCAGCGAGCTCGTCAACTATCGCGTGCGCGGCAACTATTACATCGTCGATCGGCTCTTCGCCGCGGCCGAACTTCGCCTCGGCACCAAGCGGCAGCAGGTGATCCGCATCAGCAGGATTGACGGCAGGCAACCGCAACGGCGGATCTCGCTCTTTCGCGGCAGCCGGCGAGGTGAGGACTCATGA